GACACCACTGCATACAGAGAAGGGAACAATGTGGAGATGTTTATTGGTTGTTGAccaagtgtgtttgtgtgtgtttgcagatgCAGTGAAGCGGAAGATTCTTGTTTTAGACCTCGACGagacactcattcactctcatcaTGATGGGGTTCTGAGACCGACTGTACGGCCTGGCACTCCACCAGACTTCATCCTCAAAGTAAGATTCTCTACTGAGGACAAATAAATATTGATTTGTTACATATAGAGATGATGCGATGcaagctttttcttttctgatactgaAAAGATATTGAAACCTTGTTTCAATAATTCTAAgatctttaatttttttaatgtttaaaatgagcGCTGCACTTAGATGATGATCTAAATGTAGGTTATCATGCTgaagctactgaaacactctactaacccacaggaagaaatacatgGCTAACAACCCAcatcacacagagtcagtgTGAGCCATTTCtggatagatttgttacaggattgagtttcttttttccccctccaatCCACCCTTTTATGTCATTGTTGGCATGATGCACAGTATCAGATCAGTGCTATCTCTCATTAAGTAGGAACTAATGATGCTTCTGCATCTGCACAAACACTGACCTACTGGAAGTGGTCAGGTATCAGGCACACGTGACCTTGCTTTTTACGTTGTTTTTAGACACAGTTGCTCTAAAACGGAAGGCTTTTTGTTCCATTTTGATCgagttcatttaaaaataaaaacagtcagATTGTGATCAAGAAGAAGAACTTTGTAGCTTCATAAATAAATTAGAGAAATATGTCTGAATATGAGATACTTATCCAGTGTGTACGGGTTTTAAATCTAAGAATAAAAAAGTCTGATTCTTATATGCCAGTATCCTGAGTCCAGGTATTGGAATCAACAtcgagaaaaagagagaggatgaaGTCGGATTGCTCCATCCCTAGTAGAAACCACACAATTACACAGTATTACTACCAAgacaagtttgcttctttagtctgAAAGTGAAACTGTGgcactaatgtagctaactgtAATGGAAACTTAAACTCCACCTgtcagcattgtgcaaactacaTGCCAATGTCATCGTTTGCTTTTAGTGTAGTGCTCTATGATGGTGTAGGTTATGTTGGAATTGATTTCTATGGGAAATTAATGATTGACAGACTTAACAGTATTATTTATCATAATTTACCTATTTCTGGCCACTGTTACTGCATTCCTTTATTTTCCTGTTTACCAGCCAGACTTCTTTTATAATAATTTGTTTAGTCTTGACCTTTGTTGCTGCATTACAGCATATCAGTGCTTTATGATTTATGTGCTGTAATACAACATTCACTTCATCAGACAGATTATCCTCAGTGGTCTTTTTAAAGAGAGCATTACAATATTGATGTATGAGAGAAAATTTAAATGGAATGGAATATTATGGAATATTATAATTTGTACATTTCTGTAGGCCACCCTCCAATTTCTCCCTGTTTGAAAATATTCTGGCTTGGGCCTCTCAGAGCAGTCCTCTAATCTTATATTGTGATATCTGGATGAGTTTCGGCAGCAGTAAACTTTATCAGTAAgacttctctcttttttttttttttttttcttcctctcttccccttgttttggttttaggtTGTCATAGACAAACATCCGGTCAGATTCTTTGTGCATAAAAGACCCCATGTGGACTTCTTCCTAGAGGTGGTGAGTCAGTGGTACGAGCTGGTGGTGTTCACTGCTAGTATGGAAATTTATGGCTCTGCAGTAGCCGACAAGCTAGACAACAACAAAGGCATCCTGAAGCGCAGATACTACAGACAGGTAACCACCACTACAGTGATACAACAGTGCTATTTACTACcccttttccaaaaatgttgggacattgTGAAAAATTAttcagattcagagaatctggagaaatgtgAGTGCAAGGGACAAGTCCAAACACCAGTATTTGCTTCCCTTCAGGcggaactgcattaaaaactgcaaaaaaaagcagttgctctcctcagttcccaaacacttagtGTTGCTAAAgtaagaggtgatgaaacacagtggtaaacacacccctgtccaaaccttttttggaatgtgttgttggcatcgttcaaaatgggcatatatttttcaaaaacaataaatttgcTCAGTTTCAACAGTTACTGTtttcaattttatatatatatatatatatatatatatatatatatatatatatatatatatattacaggtgtgtgtgtgtgtgtatagggctTTGAATTTTGTTTTAGCACAGCGTCCTAAGTTTTTTGGAAACGGCACTGTGTATAAGCGCATTGGTAGTTATttgttctttgtctttttttttctgcagcatTGCACGCTGGATTTAGGTAGTTATATAAAAGACCTATCCGTCGTACATAGTGACCTTTCCAGTATAGTAATTCTTGACAACTCACCTGGTGCATATCGCAGTCATCCAGGTAGGAAATTCTCAGTTGACTACACAGTCTTTCACGCAGGCTACTTTTATTACCCTTCTATTTCATGTAGatttatgacattttatatAAACAGTTGTGCAGGAAcatactgtgtgtgtctgcttcAGAGGGTATTATGAGTAGCATATTCCTAAGAGGGTAGTAACATACTATTGCTAATGTACCAGTTCTCATTGACCTCCTGTATGGGTCTTCTGTATAATTGATGGCTCAGACAGTAGTGGTCCATGTGCACACAGAACAAAAGCTAGTTAGAGCATAGTCAATTCATTTTTGTGTCCTATCGCTGGGATGTGATGTCGATTCCCAGCAGTGCCATTTGTGGCCAGGTGTCCTTCTGAGCTGGCTGGGCTCTCATTGGTATCCATTATGCTTCACACTAAGAGCCCTACcactacattaaattaaagggacactctggccaaaatgaaaaatgtaaccatggCGACATCTGTTCTAAACATTCCTCCTCTCTACAATGATATTTCCTGATATAAAGACTAAGAAAACCCCCTTCTGAAGATGTAGTTTAGGTCGAAGTAAGTTGAAGGGCTGCAAGTAGTTCGATACTAAGTGTATATATCTGTTTAGCAGTCAAGATTTGTTGAGCATTGTAGGGATTTCCAATGgctgtgtgatgtgtgttatgcatactgggtattgtagtgagggAATGTTTATAGATGACaacagaaaacaatacaaagttGTGAATTCTGTCGAACTGATGCAGATGAGTACTGCACTACAGAATACCACATGactataaaaaataacattaaatggtAGGCCAAAATGtaacttaaaaacaaaattgaCCGATTACAGTTGCTAAAGTTAGCATTTTCTGTAGCTTTAGTATCTGTTTCTGTATAGCAGTTTTGTACTAcaccttttttctctttattcccAGACAATGCAATACCTATAAAGTCGTGGTTCAGTGATCCCAGCGACACAGCCCTTCTTAACTTGCTGCCAATGTTGGATGCATTAAGGTGATGATTTAAACAgagtttaaattttttttttaatctggacTTGGGCAAAACTGAACTTCGCTCTCTGTTCTAATTATCTGTCTTCGGCTTGCAGGTTTACTGCTGATGTCCGGTCCGTCCTTAGCCGAAACCTCCACCAGCATCGACTTTGGTGATTGTCCAGCTgagaggctttttttttcttttccaactgCTTGAGCAGCTCCCTGTCCTCTCCCTCAGCACGGATGGCACCTTCCCACAACACCTAGTCCGAGGGTGATTTGATGAAGGTCCAGATCTGGACAGAACATGTTTTAGGAAGGTGGAGATGGCAAACTTGAAGTGGACTGAGAACATtgtctctattttttttcttcttttcctttagtgcttttttctttttcttcagtaTGGACATCTCTGCCTTATGGTTCTCCTGGAAGGGGTTATGTCTGTGAGGGTGACTGTTGTGCACGTATGCGTGTGAAAGAagccagtattttttttttttttctttttaatttttgacagtactgaatgaatgaatcctGATGCAACATTTTTATTCAGAATGTCTAGTACGGACCCTATACCTCTAAGTCTTGCGCAAATGGGgtctgctgaaaaaaacaaaaaggatcCACATCCTTCAGGCACTCTGGACATTTTAGTGACGTTTaatggaaaatatatatttttgacaGTGACCTCTGCAACTCAGCTAAATTCAGGGTAATTTTAATGCTATTGGGACATTGCTAAGGTACAGTCTTGAAAGACAAGAGTATTTAATGATTTATGTATAAGCAGACTGTTGGTAATTGCATATGGCAAATGTGtgggatgttttttcttttttttccctcccagACTGTTCTGCTGCAAATTCATAATCGATTTCATACCTCTGGTCATTTTATTCTTGTTCCACACTCAGTAATGTAGAACCTAATGGAGAGCATTAAAAGAGCTAAGTGACCAGCACAGACTGTTTCTGGTCATTGAGCTGCAGGTCTTCAAAAGTAAagctaaaaatgtaataataaactgAACTTCTGGAGACTTGCAGTACAATAAATGTTGTGTTGCAAGCCTGTATAACTGTAATGAGCAGCTGACTCAGCAGTCACATCTGACTTTTATAGTCAATGCATATCCTGTTGATTTCTCTGTTCACCTATGAGAGAAATTCTACTCTATGAATCTCAAGGCAGCTCCCCTGGACAACAGTCCTCAGATCTGCACGTTACTAATAAAACGTGTGTCAGTGTCAAGTTtggctttctttttcttttttttttttctttcttagttCAGGTTGTTTCCTACAGAGCAGACAGTGCACTAATTACTGTGCACTGCATGCTCTGTAGTGATTCTGTAGGTCAGTGAATCCTGGTGCAAACCTTTCTGAATTGTGCAGACTTCCACTGGGCTTTCAGCCTGGTATTCCCCCCAGTAGCGAACCATTTCTGCATACGTATTTGTTATAAAAGTCAAAGATGTAAGGGAGCTTTGTCCACTGCCTTTTGTGGCAAGCAGTTTTATCTTTATTCCAGAGTTTCTTGACATCAGAAATTTAATTTGAACAAGTGAAAATGTAGTggaaaaccagccattaggggtgtactttgtgtacttttggtgccggtcccaagcccggataaatggtgagggttgcgtcaggaagggcaacCCTcacggcgtaaaacttgtgccaaaactatcatgcggatcacaaatatgattgccataccagatcggtcgaggcccgggttaacaacgaccgcctccggtgctgttgaccagcagggtgccggtggaaattggactactgtaggtcgaagaccatcagagaggagaggaggaaggcgggtgagccggcagcgagagagaaggaaaggcaggagtatggaggttagagtagggactctgaacatagggacaatgactggtaaaggcagagagcttgcagacatgatggagagaaggaaggtagatattctgtgtgtccaggagaccagatggaaaggaagcaaggccaggaacattggaggtggattcacactgttctatcatggtgtagagaggaagagaaatggagtagggataatcctaaagaaacagcttgtgaaaagtgttctggatgtaaagagagtgtcaaacaggatcatgagcctgaagttggaggttgatggtgtgatttttgaatgtggtcagttcatatgcaccacaggttggttgtcagttagaggagaaagaggaatttgagtaagatggatgaagtggtagatggtgtgcctagagaggagagattagtgattggtgcagacttcaatggacatgttggtgaagggaacagaggggatgaagaggtgctgggtatgtatggtgtgaaagacagaaatgcggaaggtcagatggttgtagattttacaaagagaatggaaatggctgtggtgaacacgtattttcagaagggggaagaacacagggtgatatacaagagtggagggaggtgcacacaggtggattatatccttagtaGGAGacgccacctaaaggagattggagattgtaaagtgccaggggaaagtgtagcaaggcagcatagggtggttgtctgtagaatgaggttagaaacaaagaagaggaaaagagtgaagacagagccaaagattagatggtggaagctgaaggaggaggatggttgcaggcagttcagggaaaaattgcaacaggcccttgggggcagtgaggagctacctgaggattGGAAAACTACAGctgaggtggtgagagaaactggcaaaaatgtgttgggtgtttcgtctggtcagaggtaagaagacaaggaaagttggtggtggaatgaggaagtccaggagagtattcagaagaagaaggcagctaagaaaaagtgggataaccagagagatgaaggaagtaggcaggagtactgtgaggctagtcgcatagaaaagaatggtggcaaaggctcaggcctatgatgagctgtatgagaggctggacagtaaagaaggcgtaaaggacttgtatcgtttggctaaacagagagatggagctggaaaggatgtacagcaggttaggctgataaaggatagagagggaaatgtactagtgagtgaacagagagtgttgagtagatggaaggagtactttgaagaactaatgaatgaggaaaacgagagagagaggaggacaacggggggagagatagtggatcaggaagtgcagagaattagtaaggtggaagtgagggcagctttaaaaaggatgaagaatggaaaggcagttggtccagatgacatacctgtggaggtatggagatgtttaggagagaaggcagtggactttttaaccaggttgtttaacaaaaccctggagagtgagaggatgcctgatgagtggagaagcagtgtattggtccccatttttaagaacaagggtgatgtgcagagctgcagtaactacagaggtataaagttgatgagccacaccatgaaggtccagatcagtgagcagcagtttggtttcatgcccagaaagagtaccacagatgcacagtcaggcaggaggctccatggaccatgatgtttgtagatgacattgtaatctgtggtgagagtagagagcaggtggaagagaatctggagaagtggaggtttgcactggagaggagaggaatgaaggtcagtagagataagacggaatacatgtgtgtgaatgagaaggaggcaggtggaaaggtgaagatgcaaggagtagaggtcgtaaaggtggatgacttcaaatatcttgggtcaaccatccagagcaatggacagtgtagaaaagaagtgaagaagagggtgcaggcaggatggagtgggtggagacggatgtcagggctgatgtgtgacagaaggatagcagcaagagtgaaagggaaggtttacaagacagtagtgcgtcctgctatgatgtatggtttggagactgtggctctgtctaaaagacaggaggctgagctggaggtggcggagatgaagatgctgagattttcgttgggagtgacaaggctggaaaagattagaaatgagcagatcagagggacagtgaaggtggagcagtttggagataaagccagagaggccaggttgagatggtttggacatgtgttgaggaggaatagtggatatattgggcaaagaatgttggagatggagctgccgggtagaaggagaagaggtagacctcagagaaggtttatggatgtagtgaaggtggacatggagatggttggtgtgaaaatagaggaggcaatggatagggcaagatggaggcagatgatccgctgtggcgccCCCtcaagggagcagccgaaagaagaagaaagaagaaaatgtagtgGTGGAACCcttttattattacatgtaagaattacattttaaaaatatttttattcagcTAATATCGTCACTGCCAAAGCCTTGTTTCGCCAGAATAgcaacttttcaggagaagggaaaaaacgttttcactttaaatgtaagttaatggaaatgGTATTATCACATTATATAAATgtggtacaaggttttgttcaaacAAAGACATGTTAAATTCATACTGTtgggggagggaggggtggaGTCCTTACGTTAAAACGTATTAGAGAAAGTCATGAATTCttagtaataataattgaattcagaCGTTAAAATAAAGTCTAGCATAAGCTTAATTTGGACGTTAGACGTTTTTTGCACGTCAAATGTTCTGCTTTTTATAGTACTGTTAAAACGTTTTTGTTCAAGTCGACTTTCTGGTGATATAAAACTTGGTATTAAAACTAAAACTGCTTGTCAGAGCTTCTTCCGTTTCGCTGGTCTGTAAATTTGACGGGTGACGTATTTGTCAAGTGAACCTTCTCGGAGCTTAACCGAACCAGCTGATTGGTGTGTCTGCGTCTCAGAGCTGGACCCTCAGTTAGCCCTAAGATGAGGACTGTCCGATAGAAATGTCCCCTCAACTCTGTTCCTGTTGGACAAGCTGGACATTAGGCTTAGGTTATCAGGCTAAACTGAGAACGCCTGCTTTGTGAATTACCCCTCAGGTCAGGTGCGCATTAGATCACATGAAACTACGCAGTAGGGTGATGGCCGTGATGCAACATGCTGAAAGGAGCATTCACGTGATTCTTCCTGTTGATGAATATAGGCTATATTTTGAGGCGACGTTAATTAGGTTATAAAAGAGGTCGAGTTCAGTGTCGTTCATGACCGTTTTTAACAGCCTGTGTAAATCTCCGAGCCTTCTCCTTCACCCATGATCACTCGGTTAAGACGAGGGATCAAAACACCGACCGAGCCGAAGAACGACCTCAAAACGCCCTGCGCTCTCTGACGGCTGTACGTAGACCAAGAgaaagtagtacctgctctggtATTACAGTTAAAACTGTCTAAATCACGATGTAACCTCGCTGTACTCAATTACCTTTTTCGTATGAGTAGCTTTAAATAATCGACGTGCGGTTAGAGTCAGCAGTGATGAATTTTTGAGAAAACACTCATCGACGCAGCTGTTGTTATTGTATTCATCCGCGGGGTTACAAGGCAAAAAAACAGCTTGGTGAAAACAGAGCGGAGCGTTGCTGGGAGCTGTTTCGGCTGTGTTCGTTCGTTTGTGCCGTCTGTAAGCTCCGCGTACAACCGACGACTTATTATACTGCAAACTCTTACATCTCGCTGCGATGAAGTTCCAGTACAAAGAGGAACATCCGTTTGAGAAGAGGCGATCGGAGGGAGAGAAAATAAGGAAGAAGTATCCTGACAGGGTGCCTGTGAGTAACTAGCGTTAGCCAGCCTCGCTACACGAGACAGGGTGTTTCTTTTAGCTTTAGCGGGCTAAACTTACTGCTTCTTTGTCTATAGACCCTAAAAACACTGTTGACCTGTTGGCTATTTTTGCTATATGTGTTTAATACGATTAGGTTAGTATTGTCAGGAACGTTTGTCTGAATTTAAACAGTAGCGTGAAATCTGCGTTAGCTAACCCTAGCTAACGCCAATGTCCTATTAATTAGCTAGCGCTAATGCGTCAGTCGAAACGGAAcagatagctagctagctaactaacatAGCTAAGGACGTGGCATCCGGGACTGCGACCCAACAACGTTCATTAACGGCCCTTTACCGGCCGACCGGAGACCAGCAAGCCCGTCCTCATGTAGTGGCACAATGTGCCGATTAATGTAATAAGGTAACTAAATGTTATCTAACCTGCTGAAGCTGAAGGCTGGCCTGATAGCAGCTCACCTCACAGGAGAACCACACACCGCTAAGAGCTTAACTTTATTCAGTTCGTAGTGTTAAATGGGCATCGCCAAGTAGATAAACGGTAGATTACGCTGTGAATAAAGATTTAATAACTGCTGTCCAGTGCTGACTTGTTCGACCACAGCGGATGTCAGATCTAGATAAAACAGgtctctttgtttttgttttgtgtaaacTAAACCGAGCCAGCTAGCTCAACAAGGTGGTGCCATTTTCCTATGTGTGTAGAAATAATGTGGGTAACGTTAGATGATGGAAAAATGTTACCCCCATATTTCCACTCCCACTTCCATTTGAATGATGATAAAACCTTGCAGATTGTTATTCCTTTTCTTTATAACTTAATATGAATTACTCCAATACGAAATAAGAGTTCTTCGGTAGTGCCAAGCactattttatgtgtgtgtgtgtgtgtgtgtgtatatatatataaattatacattctatatatataatattatttaattaatacgttatttatacttatataatataatgt
This window of the Pygocentrus nattereri isolate fPygNat1 chromosome 2, fPygNat1.pri, whole genome shotgun sequence genome carries:
- the ctdnep1b gene encoding CTD nuclear envelope phosphatase 1B, which translates into the protein MVDMLKTRQCALCVRTFFGVTSKIWSFFLYILRKHLRTIIQYQTVRYDTLPLSPLSRNRLNAVKRKILVLDLDETLIHSHHDGVLRPTVRPGTPPDFILKVVIDKHPVRFFVHKRPHVDFFLEVVSQWYELVVFTASMEIYGSAVADKLDNNKGILKRRYYRQHCTLDLGSYIKDLSVVHSDLSSIVILDNSPGAYRSHPDNAIPIKSWFSDPSDTALLNLLPMLDALRFTADVRSVLSRNLHQHRLW